Proteins from a genomic interval of Methanoplanus endosymbiosus:
- a CDS encoding tetratricopeptide repeat protein, whose amino-acid sequence MAKINIERYFEENNGMLFPAEFTISLDSSDQGLMDEISVDYNLLTVEPGQDKIIVSLPSKRSMIEGAADQINDLIDRIRLSWENAGDNIGSAENDNFSGEYSPGSEYAEDYQLIYDYSGSDLISKLEPEKSSLRDRLSFKSSFRVGSESSGDEISENTQSAGDKLNFPVLKRSSPLSPSADNVGDSVMAEETEGQDLSLSIEYEDKSLLPVDAEAFGYDELSDDSETDNFLNIDELTGISDSEESGNVPLISDDDLFRTDVPLSDSEQVLQNSGLVLPDLPPDASDFLSSGVSDPLDSSLLSELSFNPEDISDDDEFILDDSLSSVIPEDTFSGEFPDESADEDFSDLNAAPGDESLSESDVDMGAEDFLRSDSYFGQESGGAESLVLPDLPDSDSEELSSEVSDSEIISGLIPDIADLDDLSTSIDFESFEGLDVSGDEVGTDAGFADIADVGDIADIADMAVDGGDIDLPALPEDFDDPEAFDNFEGIESFENFEGLDVSGDEVGTDAGFADMADVGDIADIADMAVDGGDIDLPALPSDFDDPGSFDNFEGIESFEDFEVLDVSGGEVEADSGFADMADVGDIADIADVAVDGGDIDLHALPSDFDDPGAFDDFEGFEDLDVSVDFEGADAGSADVDSDSLLPDFSDDFTDSEGSSESSDTEFIVEESGGETGLSVLPELSDSDNTAVEGFSGDKVEYFRNLTEKNPSDPSGWSGLGSVLAKRGMTEEAEYAFTQAVNLDSGDEDALTGLFYIFKGKKSYSEAVEFINVLIRKKPWDSSLLYDKAIVEEMAGNNDVAERELKKAVILDHENTLAWAKLALLLIKRGRNDEALECYSELTKLKPGVSEVWYSKGLVLKSLLRNDEALSSFEKCLEINPSDNDALKEKAGILLAEGNYSEAVQEYENAVKSDPKSIWALFGLASSYEKSGHNEKAVNIYDKILEINPAEVSALENKAELLLKSHLFAEAKDAYVSISSLEPDNPEIWLTIAKLSENSGQFDESMLAYNRALKLDPTSQDGLRGRIRVLVSQGKYEEALPDYNFLIIQNPSDASLIADKAIACIRTGMPDEAIVLYNAALNLDRKNTKILMELIDLLTSLGRLEEALPVYDRLISLMPEETDLLLSKGLILAGVKRHREAVSCFNRVLAKKRDDPEVMLNLGISLLCLGEKEKALRCYKKSLEANPEFGNRWLESGINAASFLMAKEVVIPPSPESYRPKRDSAERRDMSESKPDLSVRGHDYPYDISEDDLDKYARELSDGKISSERSVPRSHSIRFEEDKEKDPNELVRKGIELTKSGFYDIAEKSLLQALVIDDYNESGYFSLGVLYGKTARFAEAIDCFEKVLMINPSNKKAGRGIIMARNKI is encoded by the coding sequence ATGGCAAAAATTAATATTGAAAGATACTTTGAAGAAAATAACGGTATGTTATTTCCTGCGGAGTTTACGATAAGTCTTGATAGTTCTGATCAGGGGCTTATGGATGAGATATCCGTTGATTATAATCTGCTTACTGTTGAACCTGGTCAGGATAAAATCATTGTTTCACTGCCATCCAAACGTTCAATGATTGAAGGGGCTGCGGATCAGATCAATGATCTCATTGACAGGATAAGACTGTCCTGGGAAAATGCCGGAGATAATATAGGCTCTGCTGAGAATGATAATTTTTCCGGTGAATATTCTCCTGGTTCTGAGTATGCTGAAGACTATCAGCTGATTTATGATTATTCCGGTTCTGACTTAATAAGTAAGCTTGAGCCGGAGAAGAGTTCATTGCGTGATCGTTTAAGTTTTAAATCCTCTTTCAGAGTCGGATCTGAGAGTTCCGGGGATGAAATTTCTGAAAATACTCAATCTGCCGGAGATAAACTTAATTTCCCTGTCCTGAAAAGAAGCAGCCCTCTAAGCCCTTCTGCGGATAATGTAGGTGATTCTGTCATGGCAGAAGAGACGGAGGGTCAGGATTTATCTCTTTCTATTGAATATGAAGATAAATCTCTTCTGCCGGTTGATGCTGAAGCATTTGGTTATGATGAATTATCTGATGATTCTGAGACTGATAATTTCCTCAACATTGATGAACTGACTGGTATTTCCGATTCTGAAGAATCCGGTAATGTTCCCCTGATTTCTGATGATGATCTCTTCAGAACAGATGTACCTTTGTCTGATTCCGAACAGGTTCTGCAGAATTCCGGGCTTGTTCTCCCCGATCTGCCGCCGGATGCCTCTGATTTCCTCTCCTCCGGAGTTTCTGATCCGCTTGATTCCTCTCTGCTATCTGAATTATCTTTTAATCCGGAGGATATATCTGATGATGATGAATTTATCCTTGATGACAGTTTATCTTCTGTTATCCCGGAGGATACTTTTTCCGGTGAATTTCCGGACGAATCTGCCGATGAAGACTTTTCTGATCTAAATGCTGCTCCGGGTGATGAATCACTATCCGAATCTGATGTGGATATGGGTGCAGAAGATTTCCTCCGGTCTGATAGTTATTTCGGTCAGGAATCTGGCGGGGCAGAGAGCTTAGTACTGCCTGATCTCCCGGACAGTGATTCTGAAGAACTTTCATCCGAAGTGTCCGACTCTGAAATAATATCCGGTTTAATTCCGGATATTGCAGATCTGGATGACCTCAGTACCTCTATTGATTTTGAAAGTTTTGAGGGTCTGGATGTATCTGGTGATGAGGTAGGGACTGATGCAGGTTTTGCTGATATTGCTGATGTCGGGGATATAGCCGATATTGCTGATATGGCTGTTGATGGTGGTGACATTGATCTGCCTGCTTTGCCTGAAGATTTCGATGATCCTGAGGCTTTTGATAATTTTGAAGGCATTGAAAGTTTTGAAAACTTTGAGGGTCTGGATGTATCTGGTGATGAGGTAGGGACTGATGCAGGTTTTGCTGATATGGCTGATGTCGGGGATATAGCCGATATTGCTGATATGGCTGTTGATGGTGGTGACATTGATCTGCCTGCTCTCCCCAGTGATTTCGATGATCCCGGGTCTTTTGATAATTTTGAAGGCATTGAAAGTTTTGAAGACTTTGAGGTTCTGGATGTATCTGGTGGTGAAGTAGAGGCTGATTCAGGTTTTGCTGATATGGCTGATGTCGGGGATATAGCCGATATTGCTGATGTGGCTGTTGATGGTGGTGACATTGATCTGCACGCTCTCCCCAGTGATTTCGATGATCCCGGGGCTTTTGATGATTTTGAAGGCTTTGAAGATTTGGATGTGTCAGTTGATTTTGAGGGGGCTGATGCAGGCTCTGCTGATGTAGATTCTGATTCTCTATTGCCGGATTTCTCTGATGATTTTACAGATAGTGAAGGTTCGTCTGAATCGTCTGATACAGAATTTATTGTGGAAGAATCCGGAGGCGAAACCGGCCTTTCAGTGTTACCTGAACTGTCAGATTCTGATAATACTGCTGTTGAAGGTTTTTCCGGGGATAAAGTGGAATATTTCCGGAATCTGACTGAAAAGAATCCTTCGGACCCTTCCGGGTGGTCCGGGCTTGGGAGTGTCCTTGCAAAAAGAGGCATGACTGAGGAGGCCGAATATGCCTTTACTCAGGCGGTAAATCTGGACTCTGGTGATGAAGATGCCTTAACAGGTCTCTTTTACATCTTTAAAGGGAAGAAATCCTATAGTGAAGCAGTTGAATTTATCAATGTTTTAATCCGGAAGAAGCCATGGGATTCCTCATTATTGTATGATAAGGCGATTGTTGAAGAGATGGCTGGCAATAATGACGTTGCAGAGCGTGAGCTTAAAAAAGCCGTCATCCTTGACCATGAAAACACTCTTGCGTGGGCTAAACTGGCACTTCTTCTCATCAAAAGAGGCAGAAATGATGAGGCCCTTGAATGCTATAGTGAGCTTACAAAATTAAAACCCGGAGTATCTGAAGTCTGGTACTCAAAAGGGCTTGTTCTCAAATCCCTTCTGAGAAATGATGAGGCTTTGTCATCATTTGAGAAGTGCCTTGAGATTAATCCGTCAGACAACGATGCACTGAAGGAGAAGGCAGGAATTTTACTGGCTGAGGGAAATTACAGTGAAGCTGTGCAGGAGTATGAAAATGCTGTAAAGTCTGACCCCAAATCCATATGGGCTTTATTCGGGCTTGCCTCATCATATGAGAAATCCGGGCATAATGAAAAAGCTGTAAATATTTACGATAAAATACTGGAGATAAATCCGGCTGAGGTGTCTGCCCTTGAGAACAAGGCTGAGCTACTTCTCAAAAGCCATTTATTTGCTGAAGCAAAGGACGCTTATGTCAGCATATCTTCACTTGAACCGGACAATCCTGAAATCTGGCTGACCATTGCAAAACTATCTGAAAACAGCGGCCAGTTTGACGAGTCAATGCTGGCCTATAACCGTGCACTTAAACTGGACCCAACCAGTCAGGATGGTCTGCGCGGCAGAATTCGTGTACTTGTCTCTCAGGGAAAATATGAGGAAGCACTTCCGGACTACAACTTTCTGATCATTCAGAATCCTTCGGACGCTTCTCTCATAGCTGATAAGGCAATAGCCTGCATCAGAACAGGAATGCCTGATGAGGCTATAGTACTTTACAATGCTGCATTAAACCTTGACAGGAAAAACACCAAAATTCTGATGGAACTGATTGATCTTCTCACCTCCCTTGGACGGCTTGAAGAAGCTCTGCCTGTGTATGACAGGCTGATCTCCCTTATGCCTGAAGAGACTGATCTATTGCTTTCAAAGGGACTTATTCTGGCTGGGGTAAAGAGGCACCGTGAGGCTGTAAGCTGTTTTAACCGTGTACTTGCTAAAAAGCGGGATGACCCTGAGGTTATGCTTAATCTCGGAATATCCCTGCTCTGCCTCGGTGAAAAGGAGAAAGCACTTAGATGCTATAAAAAGTCACTTGAGGCTAATCCTGAGTTTGGAAACCGGTGGCTTGAATCCGGAATCAATGCAGCTTCTTTCCTGATGGCAAAAGAAGTGGTTATCCCTCCTTCTCCTGAAAGTTACAGGCCTAAAAGGGATTCCGCAGAAAGGCGGGATATGTCTGAGAGTAAACCGGATCTTTCTGTTCGTGGTCATGATTATCCTTACGATATCTCCGAAGATGACCTTGATAAATATGCGCGGGAGTTATCAGATGGTAAAATTTCGTCTGAAAGATCAGTACCCAGAAGTCATTCTATAAGATTTGAGGAAGATAAAGAGAAGGACCCCAATGAACTGGTACGGAAGGGCATTGAACTTACAAAGTCCGGCTTTTATGATATTGCGGAAAAATCACTGCTTCAGGCTCTTGTTATTGATGATTACAATGAATCCGGATATTTTTCACTTGGGGTGCTTTATGGTAAAACTGCCAGATTTGCTGAGGCAATTGACTGCTTTGAGAAGGTTCTGATGATTAATCCATCCAATAAAAAGGCCGGCCGTGGAATAATTATGGCCAGAAATAAGATCTGA
- a CDS encoding flavodoxin family protein yields MKVLGISGSMRNQGNTAMLIKRILAHIQAEGCSEIDTEFVTLAGKDIKPCIGCELCRDKKWCVRGGDWDEIAEKVMDCDVLIIGAPTYFYDVNGQTKNFIDRTYSLYHDRKLGGKNAVVVAVCADRGCERTLETLEGFVNTHNFSSLGYISGRGFGEGEVLKDEHAVKKAIDIAEKILKLLSNTHREGKR; encoded by the coding sequence ATGAAGGTACTTGGTATTTCTGGAAGTATGCGTAATCAGGGCAATACTGCAATGCTTATCAAGAGGATTCTGGCACATATCCAGGCAGAAGGGTGTTCTGAGATTGATACGGAGTTTGTCACTCTTGCAGGCAAGGATATTAAACCCTGCATCGGATGTGAACTGTGCAGGGATAAGAAGTGGTGTGTCAGGGGTGGAGACTGGGACGAAATAGCTGAAAAAGTTATGGACTGTGATGTTTTGATCATTGGTGCACCTACTTACTTTTATGATGTAAACGGGCAGACCAAAAATTTTATAGACCGGACATATTCTCTTTATCATGACCGGAAACTTGGGGGTAAAAATGCTGTCGTTGTTGCTGTCTGTGCTGATCGTGGATGTGAAAGAACCCTTGAAACACTTGAAGGTTTTGTAAATACCCATAACTTTTCATCACTTGGTTATATCTCCGGCAGGGGATTTGGTGAGGGTGAAGTCCTAAAAGATGAACATGCTGTTAAAAAAGCTATTGATATAGCTGAAAAAATACTGAAACTTCTTTCCAATACACATCGTGAAGGAAAGAGATAA
- a CDS encoding GIY-YIG nuclease family protein codes for MSDSLFSEKLCGKGIYCLIFQNSPSCVAVGSLGEITFNSGWHIYVGSALGPGGLKRAVRHSGINRRKCGSLRWHVDYISASPDFSLKFIVAANTSERRECEVAGNIGGDCVINFGCSDCRCGSHLFYREESPLSEVHEAFERAGLIPFTVAIQSE; via the coding sequence ATGTCAGATTCACTGTTCTCTGAAAAGCTCTGTGGAAAGGGGATATACTGCCTTATCTTCCAAAACAGCCCTTCCTGCGTTGCTGTCGGCAGTCTTGGAGAGATTACATTTAATTCCGGGTGGCACATCTATGTCGGATCTGCACTTGGTCCCGGAGGCCTTAAGAGAGCTGTGAGGCATTCTGGGATCAACCGGAGAAAGTGTGGTAGTCTGAGGTGGCATGTCGATTATATCTCTGCATCGCCGGATTTCTCTCTTAAATTCATTGTGGCTGCAAATACCTCTGAAAGAAGGGAATGTGAGGTTGCCGGAAATATCGGTGGAGATTGTGTCATAAATTTCGGGTGCAGTGACTGCCGGTGCGGTTCGCATCTCTTTTACCGGGAAGAATCTCCTCTTTCTGAAGTACATGAGGCGTTTGAAAGGGCCGGGCTCATTCCTTTTACGGTTGCAATCCAATCTGAATAG
- a CDS encoding MBL fold metallo-hydrolase: MTVEWIRGTGYYANSYVYENVLFDAGILPDQISGYWDVIDTIILTHCHYDHIAHVREIKALTGGKVCIHSLDVSGLTEGHRNLSMMFGERSPGITPDRVLNDGDYISGIKIIHTPGHTPGGICGYIEEEKALISGDTVFTDGGYGRCDFPGGSAEDLERSIDKLRSYDVEGLYPGHGIPVQSNGNGHILSALKMIRLC; this comes from the coding sequence ATGACAGTTGAGTGGATCAGAGGTACAGGATATTATGCCAATTCATATGTGTATGAAAATGTTCTCTTCGATGCCGGAATTCTGCCCGATCAGATCTCCGGTTATTGGGATGTAATAGATACAATCATACTTACGCACTGCCATTACGATCACATTGCCCATGTAAGAGAGATTAAGGCACTTACAGGCGGGAAAGTCTGCATACATTCTCTGGATGTCTCCGGACTTACGGAAGGCCACAGAAACCTGTCAATGATGTTTGGGGAGAGAAGTCCGGGAATAACTCCTGACAGAGTCCTGAATGACGGTGATTATATATCCGGGATTAAGATTATTCACACCCCCGGCCACACTCCCGGCGGTATATGTGGTTATATCGAAGAAGAGAAAGCCCTTATATCCGGAGATACCGTCTTTACAGACGGAGGTTATGGCAGATGTGACTTTCCGGGCGGAAGCGCAGAGGATCTTGAGAGATCCATAGATAAATTACGCAGTTATGATGTTGAGGGTCTCTATCCGGGGCATGGCATTCCGGTACAGTCCAACGGTAACGGGCATATTCTCTCTGCTCTGAAGATGATCAGACTGTGCTGA
- the thiC gene encoding phosphomethylpyrimidine synthase ThiC — protein sequence MSTLVKKCNSVVPDIIARAAQKEGIDGKELALAIAKGKAVVPANPAREHDPIAIGEGCTVKVNVNIGTSGARCDPEYEYNKAACAIAEGADAIMDLSTGGDLKEIRKKILTLNATTGTVPIYEAVKRAGNALDVTPDLLFSIIREHCKEGVDFLTLHCGVNKESYESLRKDPRVTGVVSRGGAFHTAIIATTGEENPLYSEYDYLLEILAENETIISLGDGMRPGAVIDAGRRAKSTEYLTLGDLSQRALEAGVQRIIEGPGHIPIDQIDYNVRFIKEVTGNAPLYLLGPLVTDIFPGYDHVSGAIGGSIAAMSGADFLCMVSPSEHLALPDIDDIREGTRVAKLAAHVGDRGRKGDKWFDKGETGMAFARRNLDWNAQFSHAVYGDYARSIHDRDGETETCSMCGDLCAIKILKECLENRN from the coding sequence ATGAGTACTCTTGTAAAAAAATGCAACTCCGTAGTGCCCGACATTATTGCCAGGGCAGCACAAAAGGAGGGTATTGACGGGAAAGAACTCGCATTGGCGATAGCTAAAGGAAAGGCAGTAGTACCGGCAAATCCTGCAAGGGAGCACGACCCGATAGCAATAGGGGAAGGCTGCACTGTAAAAGTCAATGTAAATATAGGGACATCAGGGGCAAGATGCGACCCGGAATATGAATATAATAAAGCAGCGTGCGCAATAGCAGAGGGTGCGGATGCTATTATGGATCTCTCCACCGGAGGAGACTTAAAAGAGATCAGAAAAAAGATCCTCACTCTTAACGCAACGACCGGAACAGTGCCCATATATGAAGCAGTTAAACGTGCAGGTAATGCACTTGACGTAACCCCTGACCTCTTATTCAGTATAATCAGGGAGCACTGCAAAGAAGGAGTTGACTTCCTCACTCTTCACTGCGGCGTCAATAAGGAGTCATATGAATCACTCAGGAAGGATCCAAGGGTGACCGGTGTAGTCTCAAGGGGAGGAGCATTTCATACCGCAATTATAGCCACAACAGGTGAGGAGAACCCCCTATATTCCGAATATGACTATCTGCTTGAAATTCTGGCTGAAAATGAGACGATAATCTCACTTGGAGACGGCATGAGACCGGGAGCAGTCATAGATGCCGGAAGACGGGCAAAGTCAACGGAGTACCTGACACTCGGCGATCTCTCACAGAGAGCACTTGAGGCAGGGGTACAGCGCATAATTGAAGGTCCGGGGCACATCCCGATAGACCAGATAGACTACAATGTCAGGTTTATCAAAGAGGTCACCGGGAATGCGCCATTATACCTCCTCGGCCCTCTTGTCACTGACATATTCCCCGGATATGACCATGTATCAGGGGCAATAGGCGGTTCAATCGCAGCTATGAGCGGCGCAGACTTCCTCTGCATGGTCTCCCCTTCAGAGCACCTTGCTCTTCCGGATATTGATGATATCAGGGAAGGCACAAGGGTTGCAAAACTCGCTGCCCATGTAGGAGATCGCGGACGAAAAGGAGATAAATGGTTTGACAAAGGTGAGACGGGTATGGCTTTTGCCCGGAGAAATCTTGACTGGAATGCACAGTTTTCACATGCAGTATATGGAGACTATGCCAGAAGCATCCATGACAGAGACGGTGAGACTGAGACCTGCTCAATGTGCGGTGATCTCTGCGCAATAAAAATACTGAAAGAATGTCTGGAAAACCGGAATTAA
- the purE gene encoding 5-(carboxyamino)imidazole ribonucleotide mutase: MSLISIISGSASDEQIVEKTTRVLDEAGIDYDYQILSAHRNPDELDDYVKSSDSLVFICIAGLSAALPGVVASKTNKPVIGVPVSGTLGGLDALLSIVQMPRGVPVGCVGIDNGANAAHLAVKILAVAGRL; the protein is encoded by the coding sequence ATGTCTTTGATCTCCATTATATCCGGATCTGCATCTGATGAACAGATTGTTGAGAAGACAACCCGTGTACTTGATGAAGCCGGTATTGATTATGATTATCAGATTTTATCTGCGCACAGAAATCCCGATGAACTTGATGACTATGTGAAGAGTTCTGACTCACTTGTATTCATCTGTATAGCCGGGCTTTCTGCGGCCCTTCCGGGAGTTGTTGCCTCAAAAACCAATAAGCCTGTGATTGGTGTGCCAGTATCGGGCACTCTTGGCGGACTTGATGCCCTGCTCTCAATTGTGCAGATGCCGCGTGGTGTCCCCGTCGGCTGTGTCGGTATTGACAATGGTGCAAATGCGGCACATCTGGCAGTTAAGATTCTTGCAGTTGCAGGCAGGCTGTAG
- a CDS encoding HAD family hydrolase, translating to MIDLIILDFDGVILESVSAKTKAFSKLFSGEKPEDLRKIIDYHLKNGGMPRFDKFRHIYTEILDKELTEEKMKELSESFEKIVKNEVINSPFVSGAEEFLSGITGKIPLYVVSATPQDEIREIVKEKGINRYFRGVFGSPETKASHIRKILEDTGAKPENTVFIGDAKNDWKAAVDNRIRFIGRVCDKIPDTITGLPDVEKIVEDMKDFEMYIKAYML from the coding sequence ATGATTGACCTGATAATACTCGATTTTGACGGAGTTATCCTTGAATCAGTCTCTGCAAAGACAAAAGCATTCAGTAAGCTTTTTTCCGGGGAAAAACCAGAAGATCTCAGGAAAATAATCGACTATCACCTTAAGAACGGCGGGATGCCAAGGTTTGATAAGTTCAGGCATATCTACACAGAAATCCTCGATAAAGAACTTACTGAGGAGAAGATGAAGGAGTTATCTGAGAGTTTTGAGAAGATTGTGAAAAATGAGGTGATAAACAGCCCGTTTGTATCAGGGGCAGAAGAGTTCCTCTCCGGAATTACGGGTAAAATTCCGCTGTATGTGGTATCTGCAACACCGCAGGATGAGATAAGAGAAATTGTAAAGGAGAAGGGCATTAACAGATATTTCAGGGGGGTATTTGGGTCGCCGGAGACAAAAGCGTCACATATCAGAAAAATTCTTGAGGATACAGGCGCAAAACCGGAGAACACAGTATTCATCGGTGATGCTAAGAATGACTGGAAAGCTGCTGTTGACAACAGAATAAGGTTTATCGGCAGGGTGTGTGATAAGATTCCGGATACGATTACAGGGCTGCCGGATGTCGAGAAAATTGTGGAGGACATGAAGGATTTTGAGATGTATATAAAGGCATATATGCTCTGA
- a CDS encoding pyridoxal-phosphate-dependent aminotransferase family protein: MQDETLLMMPGPVPMPQRVRMAMARQSINHRGAEFAECLKDLNRMLKPMFGTENDIMVISGSGTAAMEASVANFCAGKKVSSLVNGKFGDRLFKISEIYAEEATELKSDWGTPLPLEELEKALEEGTEAVTLVHNETSAAIKNPAEEVGRLCRKHDALFIMDGITSIAGDEVLADKWGADVTVVGSQKCLAAPAGLSAVSASEKAWENLAEKRPFYLDLAAYKKSAAKDQTPFTPAVPLFFAMREACSIIEEEGLEKRIARHRNMAEAVRAAAQAWGLELFAKPDKFHSYSNTATAISYPDGISDSDFRGAVKKYGIEISGGQDHIKGKIFRIGTMGATGIPEVLSVIAAAEKALRELGYKVESSGTEAAADVLKI; the protein is encoded by the coding sequence ATGCAGGACGAAACACTTCTCATGATGCCAGGCCCTGTCCCGATGCCTCAGCGTGTCAGGATGGCAATGGCAAGACAGTCGATAAACCACCGCGGCGCCGAGTTCGCTGAATGCCTGAAAGATTTAAACAGAATGTTAAAACCAATGTTTGGAACGGAGAATGACATAATGGTAATCTCCGGTTCAGGCACTGCTGCAATGGAGGCATCGGTTGCAAACTTCTGCGCCGGAAAGAAGGTATCTTCACTTGTAAACGGCAAGTTCGGCGACAGACTCTTTAAGATCAGTGAGATCTATGCAGAAGAGGCCACAGAACTTAAATCTGACTGGGGAACACCGCTTCCTCTCGAAGAGCTTGAGAAAGCGCTTGAGGAGGGCACAGAGGCTGTAACACTTGTTCACAACGAGACATCCGCAGCAATCAAAAATCCGGCTGAAGAGGTTGGAAGGCTGTGCAGAAAGCATGATGCGCTCTTTATTATGGACGGGATCACTTCCATTGCAGGCGATGAGGTGCTTGCAGATAAGTGGGGCGCTGATGTTACAGTTGTAGGGTCACAGAAATGCCTCGCTGCGCCGGCAGGTCTTTCCGCAGTATCCGCATCAGAGAAGGCATGGGAGAATCTCGCAGAGAAGAGGCCGTTTTACCTCGACCTTGCGGCATACAAAAAGAGTGCGGCAAAGGATCAGACCCCGTTCACACCCGCAGTACCGCTCTTCTTTGCAATGCGCGAGGCATGCAGTATAATTGAAGAGGAAGGACTTGAAAAGAGGATTGCACGCCACAGAAATATGGCAGAGGCTGTGCGTGCGGCTGCACAGGCATGGGGGCTTGAACTCTTTGCAAAGCCTGATAAATTCCATTCCTACTCAAACACTGCAACCGCAATATCATATCCTGACGGAATAAGCGACAGTGACTTCAGGGGAGCGGTTAAGAAGTACGGCATTGAGATCTCCGGCGGGCAGGATCACATCAAGGGCAAAATATTCCGTATAGGCACAATGGGCGCAACCGGCATACCTGAGGTTCTTTCGGTTATCGCTGCTGCTGAAAAAGCTCTTCGTGAACTTGGATATAAAGTTGAGAGTTCAGGTACAGAAGCCGCCGCAGATGTTCTGAAGATATAA
- the ribC gene encoding riboflavin synthase yields MKIGIVDTTFSRVNMGAMAVDEIRRHASVAVERITVPGVKDLPVACKKMIEERACDIVMALGMPGGVDKDKMCAHEASQGLIKAQLMTNTHIIEVFVHEDEAKNENELAWLAERRTREHAVNAVKLVLYPEALVKEAGTGQRQGFDDAGPARR; encoded by the coding sequence ATGAAGATCGGAATTGTGGACACAACCTTCTCCCGTGTTAACATGGGTGCAATGGCAGTGGATGAGATCAGAAGGCATGCAAGTGTTGCTGTTGAGAGAATCACAGTCCCCGGAGTGAAAGACCTCCCTGTCGCCTGCAAAAAGATGATAGAGGAGAGGGCGTGCGATATTGTAATGGCACTCGGCATGCCCGGAGGCGTTGATAAGGATAAGATGTGTGCCCATGAAGCTTCACAGGGACTGATTAAGGCACAACTTATGACAAATACCCATATCATTGAGGTTTTTGTCCACGAGGACGAGGCAAAAAACGAAAATGAACTTGCATGGCTTGCAGAGAGAAGAACAAGAGAGCATGCAGTCAATGCAGTTAAGCTGGTACTGTACCCTGAGGCCCTTGTAAAAGAGGCCGGCACAGGTCAGAGGCAGGGCTTTGACGATGCCGGCCCGGCACGAAGGTAG
- the ribH gene encoding 6,7-dimethyl-8-ribityllumazine synthase, with translation MTIKLGFVVAEFNRDLTYMMEIEGEEHAKFLGAEIVDRIYVPGAYDMPLAIKKLLKDDNIDAVVTIGCVIEGATSHDEIVVQHAARKIIDLSLEYDKPVALGISGPGMTRLEATQRIDYAKRAVESAIKLVQRLK, from the coding sequence ATGACAATAAAACTAGGATTCGTAGTTGCGGAATTCAACCGTGACCTTACATATATGATGGAGATTGAGGGAGAGGAGCACGCAAAGTTCCTCGGTGCGGAGATTGTTGACAGGATCTACGTTCCGGGAGCATATGACATGCCCCTTGCAATCAAGAAACTCCTCAAAGATGACAATATTGACGCTGTTGTAACAATCGGATGTGTCATCGAAGGTGCAACAAGCCATGATGAAATTGTAGTCCAACATGCGGCAAGAAAGATCATTGATCTCTCACTCGAATATGACAAGCCGGTCGCACTCGGAATTTCAGGTCCTGGCATGACAAGACTTGAAGCAACACAGAGAATCGACTACGCAAAGCGTGCTGTTGAATCTGCAATAAAGCTCGTACAGAGACTTAAATAA